A single region of the Arthrobacter sp. zg-Y820 genome encodes:
- the valS gene encoding valine--tRNA ligase: protein MAENFPGTDTPDNAPKTVSVPDKPALEGLEATLSRRWREEGTYAFNEDTVREDVYSIDTPPPTASGSLHVGHMFSYTQTDVMARYKRMTGKNVFYPMGWDDNGLPTERRVQNYYGVRCDPTKPYDPDYRPPATAPKNQRDFDVISRRNFIELCEELAVEDEKVFEDLFSTLGLSVDWTRTYRTIDDNSRAVSQRAFLENLKAGDAYMSEAPTLWDVTFRTAVAQAEVEDREQPGAYHRISFHAPDGEKIFVETTRPELLPACVALVAHPDDERYQRLFGTTVTSPLFDVEVQVRAHPLAKPDKGSGIAMICTFGDQTDVTWWRELNLPTRAVVGRDGRLLAETPEWITTEKAKENYAAVAAKTVFSAKEAVVEMLRESGDLEGEPKKITHPVNFFEKGDKPLEVVTSRQWYIRNGGRDEDRRGRLIARGKEIDFHPAFMRSRYENWIEGLNGDWLVSRQRFFGVPVPVWYPLDAAGNPDYENPVLPASESLPVDPAAEPAPGYSEDQRNQPGGFVGDADVLDTWATSSLTPQIVGGWSRDEDLFAKVFPFDLRPQGHDIIRTWLFSSVVRADALNHAAPWKHAAISGWILDPDRKKMSKSKGNVVVPTDVLNDYGSDAVRYWAASAKLGADTAYEIAQMKIGRRLAIKLLNASKFVLNLGATEQNVLTADTSVITNALDSALLKQLAEVVNASTKAFENYDYAKALQLSESFFWSFTDDYVELIKDRAYGAFGEEEQASVLATLATTLDALLRLFAPFLPFATEEVWGWWRNGSVHRAPWPNVDALSAAVAEADAGILATVATALGGIRKAKSEAKVKQRTEVLKAAVTASAAQVVQLEAGLADLKAAGNVRELSLATGDGELAVSDVELAPPAE, encoded by the coding sequence ATGGCTGAAAACTTTCCGGGCACAGACACGCCCGACAACGCACCCAAGACCGTATCCGTCCCCGACAAGCCCGCCCTCGAGGGCCTTGAAGCAACCCTGAGCCGCCGCTGGCGCGAAGAGGGAACGTACGCGTTCAACGAAGACACGGTCCGCGAGGACGTCTACTCGATCGACACTCCCCCGCCCACGGCTTCCGGTTCACTGCACGTGGGACACATGTTCTCCTACACGCAGACCGACGTCATGGCCCGCTACAAGCGCATGACCGGCAAGAACGTGTTCTACCCGATGGGCTGGGACGACAACGGCCTGCCCACCGAGCGCCGGGTGCAGAACTACTACGGCGTCCGCTGCGATCCGACCAAGCCCTACGATCCGGACTACCGCCCGCCGGCCACCGCACCGAAGAACCAGCGCGACTTCGACGTCATCTCCCGCCGGAACTTCATCGAGCTGTGCGAGGAGCTGGCTGTGGAGGACGAGAAGGTCTTTGAGGACCTCTTCTCCACCCTGGGCCTGTCCGTGGACTGGACCCGCACCTACCGCACCATCGATGACAACTCCCGCGCCGTCAGCCAGCGCGCCTTCCTGGAGAACCTCAAGGCCGGCGATGCCTACATGTCGGAGGCTCCCACGCTCTGGGACGTCACCTTCCGCACCGCGGTCGCCCAGGCCGAGGTGGAGGACCGCGAGCAGCCCGGCGCCTACCACCGGATCAGCTTCCATGCCCCCGACGGCGAAAAGATCTTCGTGGAGACCACCCGTCCGGAGCTGCTTCCCGCCTGCGTCGCCCTGGTCGCACACCCCGACGACGAGCGTTACCAGCGCCTGTTCGGCACCACGGTCACGTCCCCGCTGTTCGACGTCGAGGTCCAGGTCCGCGCTCATCCGCTGGCCAAGCCGGACAAGGGTTCGGGCATCGCGATGATCTGTACTTTCGGCGACCAGACCGACGTCACCTGGTGGCGGGAACTGAACCTGCCCACCCGCGCCGTCGTCGGCCGTGACGGCCGCCTGCTGGCCGAAACGCCGGAGTGGATCACCACGGAAAAGGCGAAGGAAAACTACGCCGCCGTGGCCGCCAAGACCGTCTTCAGCGCCAAGGAAGCCGTCGTGGAGATGCTGCGCGAAAGCGGCGACCTCGAGGGAGAACCGAAGAAGATCACGCACCCGGTGAACTTCTTCGAAAAGGGCGACAAGCCGCTTGAGGTAGTCACCAGCCGCCAGTGGTACATCCGCAACGGCGGACGGGACGAGGACCGCCGGGGACGCCTGATCGCCCGCGGCAAGGAAATCGACTTCCATCCGGCGTTCATGCGTTCACGTTACGAAAACTGGATCGAAGGCCTGAACGGCGACTGGCTCGTTTCGCGCCAGCGCTTCTTCGGCGTTCCTGTTCCCGTCTGGTATCCGCTGGATGCCGCCGGCAACCCGGACTACGAGAATCCGGTGCTGCCCGCGTCCGAGTCGCTGCCGGTGGATCCGGCCGCGGAGCCGGCCCCGGGCTACTCGGAGGACCAGCGCAATCAGCCCGGCGGCTTTGTCGGCGACGCCGATGTCCTGGACACCTGGGCCACGTCGTCCCTGACGCCGCAGATTGTGGGCGGCTGGAGCCGGGATGAGGACCTGTTCGCCAAGGTCTTCCCCTTTGATCTGCGCCCGCAGGGGCACGACATCATCCGCACCTGGCTGTTCTCCTCCGTGGTCCGCGCCGACGCGCTGAACCACGCAGCGCCGTGGAAGCACGCCGCCATCTCGGGCTGGATCCTGGATCCGGACCGCAAGAAGATGTCCAAGTCCAAGGGCAACGTGGTGGTCCCCACCGATGTGCTCAACGACTACGGCTCCGACGCCGTCCGCTACTGGGCGGCCTCGGCCAAGCTCGGTGCCGACACGGCCTACGAGATTGCGCAGATGAAGATTGGCCGCCGCCTGGCCATCAAGCTGCTCAATGCCTCCAAGTTCGTGCTGAACCTGGGTGCCACGGAACAGAACGTTCTCACCGCCGACACCTCGGTGATCACCAACGCGCTGGACTCCGCACTGCTCAAGCAGCTGGCCGAGGTTGTGAATGCCTCCACCAAGGCATTTGAGAACTATGACTATGCCAAGGCCCTGCAGCTGAGTGAGTCCTTCTTCTGGTCCTTCACCGATGACTACGTGGAGCTGATCAAGGACCGCGCCTACGGTGCGTTCGGCGAAGAAGAGCAGGCCTCCGTGCTGGCCACCCTGGCCACCACCCTGGATGCGCTGCTGCGTCTGTTCGCTCCGTTCCTGCCCTTCGCGACCGAAGAGGTCTGGGGCTGGTGGCGGAACGGCTCGGTGCACCGCGCGCCGTGGCCGAACGTCGATGCGCTGTCCGCAGCCGTTGCGGAGGCCGACGCCGGGATCCTCGCCACGGTGGCAACCGCCCTGGGCGGCATCCGCAAGGCCAAGTCCGAGGCCAAGGTCAAGCAGCGCACGGAGGTCCTCAAGGCCGCCGTCACGGCTTCCGCAGCACAGGTGGTCCAGCTGGAGGCCGGGCTGGCCGATCTGAAGGCGGCTGGCAACGTGCGTGAGCTGTCCCTGGCAACAGGCGACGGCGAACTGGCCGTCTCCGACGTCGAGCTGGCTCCTCCGGCCGAGTAG
- a CDS encoding SDR family oxidoreductase — protein sequence MTSAVTSPAPSAAQSSPVQRAKRAVVTGASSGIGAAAVRALRASGWDVVAVARREEKLQALAEETGAQTVTADVTDSKSVTKMAEEVLAGGGVDALINNAGAAFGMDSVAEGKLSDWEAMYNVNVIGALRVTQAFLPALRESGQGSILMLTSTAALAAYEGGAGYCAAKSAEQALAETLRLEEAENNVRVIEILPGMVKTAEFSRNRLGNEEAAEKVYAGVAEPLTAEDVADVMAYSLNLPHHINLDKVVLRPLAQAANHKVIRR from the coding sequence ATGACTTCCGCCGTGACTTCCCCCGCGCCTTCAGCCGCCCAGTCCAGCCCCGTCCAGCGCGCCAAGCGCGCAGTAGTGACCGGAGCAAGCTCAGGAATTGGAGCGGCAGCTGTCCGCGCCCTGCGCGCCTCCGGCTGGGATGTCGTGGCTGTGGCCCGCCGGGAAGAGAAACTGCAGGCGCTCGCCGAGGAAACCGGCGCGCAGACCGTCACCGCAGATGTGACCGACAGCAAATCGGTAACGAAGATGGCCGAAGAGGTGCTGGCCGGCGGGGGAGTGGACGCGCTGATCAACAACGCCGGCGCCGCCTTCGGCATGGACTCGGTGGCCGAGGGCAAGCTCAGCGACTGGGAAGCCATGTACAACGTGAACGTCATCGGAGCACTCCGGGTTACCCAGGCATTCCTGCCCGCCCTGCGCGAATCCGGCCAGGGCTCCATCCTGATGCTGACGTCGACGGCGGCCCTGGCTGCTTACGAAGGCGGCGCCGGTTACTGCGCGGCCAAGTCGGCTGAACAGGCGCTCGCGGAAACCCTGCGCCTGGAAGAGGCGGAAAACAACGTGCGGGTCATCGAGATCCTCCCCGGCATGGTCAAGACAGCGGAGTTCTCCCGGAACCGTCTGGGGAACGAGGAAGCGGCCGAAAAGGTCTACGCCGGCGTCGCGGAGCCGCTCACCGCCGAAGACGTAGCGGATGTCATGGCCTATTCCCTGAACCTTCCCCACCACATCAACCTGGACAAGGTAGTGCTGCGCCCGCTGGCCCAGGCAGCAAACCACAAGGTCATCCGCCGGTAA
- a CDS encoding DUF4233 domain-containing protein encodes MAKLTKAQREWRPGMPKKRRSVRIMFASVVLTLEAFLVIFATLAVFGLQRDVLNPAIILSGGLVLSAALIATCAFLSKPAGPVIGWILQLVIIATGFLEPMMFLVGALFAGTWWYALKTGMRLDRENRQRDREQEEWEKAHPEGSAGAGTAGEAATD; translated from the coding sequence ATGGCAAAGCTGACCAAAGCCCAGCGCGAGTGGCGCCCGGGCATGCCCAAAAAGCGGCGCTCCGTGCGCATCATGTTCGCCTCCGTGGTCCTTACGCTGGAAGCGTTCCTGGTGATCTTCGCAACGCTCGCCGTTTTTGGCCTGCAGCGCGACGTCCTGAATCCCGCGATCATCCTCAGCGGCGGCCTCGTCCTGAGCGCAGCGCTGATCGCAACCTGCGCGTTTCTGTCCAAGCCGGCCGGTCCGGTGATTGGCTGGATCCTTCAGCTGGTGATCATCGCCACTGGCTTCCTGGAGCCGATGATGTTCCTGGTCGGAGCGCTCTTCGCCGGCACCTGGTGGTACGCGCTGAAGACGGGCATGCGGCTGGACCGCGAAAACCGCCAGCGGGACCGCGAGCAGGAGGAATGGGAAAAAGCCCATCCCGAAGGCTCGGCAGGCGCCGGCACTGCCGGCGAAGCGGCCACAGACTAG
- the ileS gene encoding isoleucine--tRNA ligase, which yields MTNMPSIYPKATTAAAPAENAAPSSPRFPELEERVLKYWDKDGTFQASIDARPAGKDGANEFVFYDGPPFANGLPHYGHLLTGYAKDLVARYQTQRGRRVERRFGWDTHGLPAELEAMKQLGMSDKVQIEKMGIDKFNDACRASVMEYAGEWRDYVTRQARWVDFENDYKTLNVDYMESVIWAFKTLHEKGLTYSGFRVLPYCWKDETPLSNHELRMDDDVYKDRQDQTVTVTFPITAGDNVLSAELEGVLAIAWTTTPWTLPTNMALAVGPSVRYAVVPAGPNGTPQGDPAARYLLAEDLVGAYAKDLGYDDADAARGAVTAVHLGKDLAGLRYAPLWDYYTDTEKWGTANAWQIVTADYVTTTDGTGIVHQAPAYGEDDQKICEANGIPVILSVDEGGKFLPMFGDGPLADIAGQQVFDANKAITKVLRADGRLLRQASYEHSYPHCWRCRNPLIYKAVSSWFVEVTKVKDRMVELNQQINWIPDNVKDGQFGKWIENARDWSISRNRYWGSPIPVWVSDDPNYPRTDVYGSLAELKADFGRLPVNKAGEPDLHRPFIDELTRPNPDDPRTPEEGQSTMRRVEDVLDVWFDSGSMPYAQVHYPHENAEWFENHNPGDFIVEYIGQTRGWFYTLHVLATALFDRPAFRNVISHGIVLGSDGQKMSKSLRNYPDVSEVLDRDGSDAMRWFLMSSPILRGGNLVVTEQGIREAVRQVILPLWNVWHFFTLYTNAADNGNGYEAKARYESSEPLDNYMLAATGDLVRTMTGQLDSYDVSEACETLRQYMDTLTNWYIRRSRNRFFDEDAQAFDVLYTCLETVCRVAAPLLPLISEEIWRGLTGGRSVHLTDWPDADLFPQDEALVDRMDRTRRIASVGSSLRKAANLRVRLPLSEMTVVAPDAEALAGQFAAIIADELNLKSVRLMEAAAADPAEFGITQKLVVNARAAGPRLGKNVQTAIKASKSGDWSVDDAGTVTAGGLELQPQEYTLETVVETADGESSKAVSVLPGGGFLVLNTEVTPELAAEGTARDGIRAIQQARRDANLHISDHIRTVVKTSPSSAAALEANAELIKSETLTDELVLTAVTLADDDEEFTVTLEKI from the coding sequence ATGACGAATATGCCCTCTATCTATCCCAAGGCCACTACGGCCGCCGCCCCGGCAGAAAACGCCGCCCCGTCTTCCCCCCGGTTTCCGGAACTCGAAGAACGCGTTCTGAAGTACTGGGACAAGGACGGCACCTTCCAGGCCTCGATTGATGCACGGCCTGCCGGCAAAGACGGCGCCAACGAATTTGTCTTCTACGACGGCCCTCCCTTCGCCAACGGCCTGCCGCACTACGGGCACCTGCTCACCGGCTACGCCAAGGACCTGGTGGCCCGCTACCAGACCCAGCGCGGCCGCCGAGTCGAGCGCCGCTTCGGCTGGGACACGCACGGCCTGCCCGCTGAACTTGAGGCAATGAAGCAGCTGGGCATGTCCGACAAGGTCCAGATCGAGAAGATGGGCATCGACAAGTTCAACGACGCCTGTCGTGCCTCGGTCATGGAATATGCCGGCGAGTGGCGGGACTACGTCACGCGCCAGGCCCGCTGGGTGGACTTCGAGAACGACTACAAGACACTCAATGTCGACTACATGGAATCGGTCATCTGGGCCTTCAAGACCCTGCATGAAAAGGGCCTGACCTACAGCGGCTTCCGCGTGCTGCCGTACTGCTGGAAGGACGAGACGCCGCTGTCCAACCATGAACTGCGCATGGACGACGACGTCTACAAGGACCGCCAGGACCAGACCGTCACGGTGACCTTCCCGATCACCGCCGGCGACAACGTGCTCTCCGCCGAGCTCGAGGGCGTTCTCGCCATCGCCTGGACCACCACGCCCTGGACCCTGCCCACCAACATGGCCCTCGCCGTCGGGCCCTCCGTCCGCTACGCCGTGGTGCCCGCCGGCCCCAACGGCACCCCGCAGGGCGATCCGGCCGCCCGCTACCTGCTCGCCGAAGACCTGGTGGGTGCCTACGCCAAGGACCTGGGGTACGACGACGCCGACGCCGCCCGTGGGGCCGTCACCGCCGTGCACCTGGGCAAGGACCTCGCCGGACTGCGCTACGCGCCGCTGTGGGACTACTACACCGACACTGAGAAGTGGGGCACGGCCAACGCCTGGCAGATCGTCACCGCCGACTACGTCACCACGACCGACGGCACCGGCATCGTCCACCAAGCTCCCGCCTACGGTGAGGACGACCAGAAGATCTGTGAAGCCAATGGCATCCCGGTGATCCTCTCCGTGGACGAGGGTGGCAAGTTCCTGCCCATGTTTGGCGACGGCCCCCTGGCCGACATTGCCGGCCAGCAGGTCTTCGACGCGAACAAGGCGATCACCAAGGTGCTGCGCGCCGACGGCCGCCTGCTGCGCCAGGCCAGCTACGAGCACAGCTACCCGCACTGCTGGCGCTGCCGCAACCCGCTGATCTACAAGGCGGTCTCCTCCTGGTTCGTCGAGGTCACCAAGGTCAAGGACCGCATGGTGGAGCTGAACCAGCAGATCAACTGGATCCCGGACAACGTCAAGGACGGCCAGTTCGGCAAGTGGATCGAAAACGCGCGTGACTGGTCCATCAGCCGCAACCGCTACTGGGGCAGCCCCATCCCGGTCTGGGTCTCCGACGACCCCAACTACCCCCGCACCGACGTGTACGGTTCGCTAGCGGAACTGAAGGCCGACTTCGGCCGCCTGCCGGTGAACAAGGCCGGCGAGCCCGACCTGCACCGACCGTTCATCGACGAGCTGACCCGCCCCAACCCGGATGACCCCCGCACCCCGGAAGAGGGCCAGTCCACCATGCGCCGCGTGGAGGACGTGCTGGACGTCTGGTTCGACTCCGGTTCCATGCCGTACGCCCAGGTGCATTACCCGCACGAAAACGCCGAGTGGTTCGAGAATCACAACCCGGGCGACTTCATCGTCGAGTACATCGGCCAGACCCGCGGCTGGTTCTACACCCTGCACGTCCTGGCGACGGCACTGTTTGACCGTCCGGCGTTCCGCAACGTGATCAGCCACGGCATCGTGCTGGGCTCGGACGGGCAGAAAATGTCCAAGTCCCTGCGCAACTACCCGGACGTGTCCGAGGTCCTGGACCGCGACGGCTCCGACGCCATGCGCTGGTTCCTGATGTCCTCGCCGATCCTGCGCGGCGGCAACCTTGTTGTCACCGAACAGGGCATCCGCGAGGCAGTCCGCCAGGTCATCCTGCCGCTGTGGAACGTGTGGCACTTCTTCACGCTCTACACCAACGCCGCGGACAACGGCAACGGCTATGAGGCCAAGGCCCGCTACGAGTCCAGCGAACCGCTGGACAACTACATGCTCGCCGCCACCGGCGACCTGGTGCGGACCATGACCGGGCAGCTGGACAGCTACGACGTGTCCGAGGCCTGCGAAACGCTGCGCCAGTACATGGACACGCTGACCAACTGGTACATCCGCCGCAGCCGCAACCGCTTCTTCGACGAAGACGCCCAGGCCTTCGACGTGCTCTACACCTGCCTGGAAACGGTCTGCCGGGTCGCCGCCCCGCTGCTGCCGCTGATCTCCGAAGAGATCTGGCGCGGCCTCACCGGCGGACGATCGGTGCACCTGACCGATTGGCCGGACGCCGATCTGTTCCCGCAGGACGAGGCCCTGGTGGACCGCATGGACCGCACCCGCCGGATCGCCTCGGTGGGTTCCTCGCTGCGCAAGGCCGCGAACCTGCGGGTGCGCCTGCCGCTGTCCGAAATGACCGTCGTCGCCCCCGACGCCGAGGCGCTGGCTGGCCAGTTCGCGGCGATCATCGCTGACGAGCTGAACCTGAAGTCAGTCCGGCTGATGGAGGCTGCCGCCGCTGACCCGGCCGAGTTCGGCATCACGCAGAAGCTCGTGGTGAATGCCCGTGCCGCGGGTCCGCGCCTGGGCAAGAACGTCCAGACCGCGATCAAGGCCTCCAAATCCGGCGACTGGTCGGTGGACGACGCCGGAACCGTCACCGCCGGCGGCCTTGAACTGCAGCCGCAGGAATACACGCTGGAAACGGTCGTGGAAACCGCCGACGGCGAGTCCTCCAAGGCAGTCTCAGTCCTGCCCGGCGGCGGCTTCCTGGTGCTGAACACCGAGGTCACCCCGGAGCTGGCTGCCGAGGGCACTGCCCGCGACGGCATCCGCGCCATCCAGCAGGCCCGCCGCGACGCGAACCTGCACATCAGCGACCACATCCGCACCGTGGTCAAAACGTCGCCGTCGTCCGCCGCAGCGCTCGAGGCGAATGCCGAACTGATCAAGTCCGAAACCCTGACCGACGAGCTGGTTCTCACGGCAGTTACCCTTGCCGACGACGATGAAGAATTCACCGTCACCCTGGAGAAGATTTAA
- the ndk gene encoding nucleoside-diphosphate kinase, translated as MSTERTLVLIKPDGVERNLSGAILARVEAKGYTLAELKKVEATRAVLEEHYAEHEGKPFYEPLVEFMLSGPIVAAIFEGARVIEGFRSLAGTTDPTTAAPGTIRGDFGRDWGTAVQQNLVHGSDSPESAAREIGIWFGK; from the coding sequence GTGAGCACCGAGCGCACACTTGTACTGATCAAACCCGACGGCGTGGAGCGGAACCTCTCCGGAGCCATCTTGGCGCGCGTTGAAGCCAAGGGCTACACCCTGGCCGAGCTGAAGAAGGTGGAGGCCACCCGCGCCGTGCTCGAGGAGCACTACGCCGAGCACGAGGGCAAGCCGTTCTACGAACCGCTGGTGGAGTTCATGCTCAGCGGCCCGATCGTCGCGGCCATTTTTGAGGGTGCACGGGTCATTGAAGGCTTCCGGTCCCTGGCCGGAACCACCGATCCGACCACTGCCGCCCCGGGCACCATCCGCGGCGACTTCGGCCGCGACTGGGGAACGGCCGTGCAACAGAACCTCGTGCACGGTTCGGATTCCCCCGAGTCCGCGGCCCGTGAAATCGGCATCTGGTTCGGCAAGTAG
- a CDS encoding SDR family oxidoreductase: protein MLRTIPVHQADHSARTALVAGATGIAGAAIVDLLASQGWTVLALSRKGASANAPEARPGVVPVAADLTSPESLAAALGDLQPTHVFFTSWSRQDTEVENIAVNSAMVRNLLTALEHAPVEHVALMTGLKHYMGPFEAYGEGEMPDTPFSENEPRLPVDNFYYAQEDELMAAADRQGFAWSVHRAHTVIGFAVGNAMNMGQTLAAQATLCRELGLPFTFPGSETQWNSVTDMTDAGLLAEHMVWAATDEHTANEAFNVVNGDVFRWRSLWPRLAAWFGVEPAGFDTEPRPLEVQMADMSEAWTKLAVRDGLAEPELGRLATWWHTDADLGRKMEVLTDMSKSRVAGFTGYRRTEDAFIELFDRLRAERLIP, encoded by the coding sequence ATGCTGAGAACCATCCCCGTGCACCAAGCCGACCACTCCGCCCGCACTGCCCTCGTGGCCGGTGCCACCGGAATCGCAGGTGCCGCAATCGTTGACCTCCTGGCGAGCCAGGGCTGGACGGTCCTGGCCCTGTCGCGGAAGGGAGCCTCGGCCAACGCGCCGGAGGCGCGCCCCGGCGTCGTCCCGGTGGCAGCTGACCTGACCTCGCCGGAGAGCCTCGCCGCAGCGCTGGGCGACCTGCAGCCGACGCATGTGTTCTTTACCTCCTGGTCCCGCCAGGACACCGAGGTCGAAAATATTGCCGTCAACTCAGCCATGGTCCGGAACCTGCTGACCGCACTGGAGCACGCTCCGGTGGAACACGTGGCCCTGATGACCGGACTCAAGCACTACATGGGTCCCTTCGAGGCCTACGGGGAAGGGGAAATGCCCGACACCCCCTTCTCCGAAAACGAACCCCGACTGCCGGTGGACAACTTCTACTACGCGCAGGAAGACGAACTGATGGCTGCGGCCGACCGCCAGGGCTTCGCCTGGTCGGTGCACCGGGCCCACACGGTGATCGGATTCGCCGTCGGCAACGCCATGAACATGGGCCAGACCCTGGCCGCACAGGCAACGCTGTGCCGGGAACTCGGACTGCCGTTTACCTTCCCCGGCTCCGAAACCCAGTGGAACTCCGTCACCGACATGACCGACGCCGGCCTTCTCGCCGAGCACATGGTGTGGGCCGCCACCGATGAGCACACCGCCAACGAAGCGTTCAACGTGGTCAACGGCGACGTCTTCCGCTGGCGCTCCCTCTGGCCGCGTCTGGCGGCCTGGTTCGGCGTCGAGCCCGCCGGCTTTGACACCGAGCCGCGGCCGCTGGAAGTGCAGATGGCTGACATGTCCGAGGCCTGGACAAAGCTGGCAGTGCGGGACGGACTGGCAGAGCCCGAGCTCGGCCGGCTGGCAACGTGGTGGCACACCGACGCCGACCTCGGCCGGAAAATGGAGGTCCTCACCGACATGAGCAAGAGCCGGGTGGCCGGCTTCACCGGATACCGCCGCACGGAGGATGCTTTTATCGAGCTCTTTGACCGGCTGCGCGCCGAACGCCTGATTCCCTAG
- a CDS encoding Mur ligase family protein — protein MSDGPSGAIDGFSVESVYAELLSRAPENKMEPRMAPLFRAMEVLGEPNKAFPIIHITGTNGKTSTARMIEAGLRAYGLRTGRYTSPHLSKVTERISIDGESVSDETFVRIWDEIHPYLDIVDGELTAAGEPRLTYFEAVTILAFAVFADEPVDVAVIEVGLGGITDATNVGDGSVSVITPISLDHTELLGDDVADIAMEKAGIIKENGFLISAAQPMEAAQMLLEKAREVGIPYRFEGVEFGIESRVMAVGGQMLTIAGLAGRYEDLLLPLHGKHQAENAAVAVAALEAFIGGGTKELDVELLRTGFSTVTSPGRMEVVRTAPTIVVDAAHNPAGAKAAAEAVLEAFSFTSLVLVVGILAEKDAVGILTELRETLGDQIAGVCLTQSSSPRALSAEDLVQDAVDAGFADADLQVEPGLDNALEWAVAKAEENNDLAGGVLIIGSITVVAEARTLLGK, from the coding sequence ATGTCTGACGGACCCTCTGGAGCAATTGACGGTTTTTCCGTTGAGAGCGTCTATGCCGAGCTGCTGAGCCGGGCGCCGGAAAACAAGATGGAGCCCCGGATGGCTCCGCTGTTCCGGGCCATGGAGGTGCTCGGGGAGCCGAACAAGGCGTTCCCGATCATCCACATCACCGGAACCAACGGCAAGACGTCCACGGCGCGGATGATCGAAGCCGGGCTGCGTGCCTACGGGCTGCGCACCGGCCGGTACACCAGCCCGCACCTGAGCAAGGTCACCGAGCGGATCAGCATCGACGGCGAATCCGTTTCCGATGAGACGTTTGTGCGGATCTGGGATGAAATCCACCCCTACCTGGACATCGTCGACGGCGAACTGACTGCCGCCGGAGAGCCGCGCCTGACCTACTTTGAGGCCGTTACCATCCTGGCGTTCGCGGTCTTCGCCGACGAACCGGTGGACGTGGCGGTCATTGAAGTGGGTCTGGGCGGCATCACCGACGCCACCAACGTGGGCGACGGTTCGGTTTCCGTGATCACCCCGATCTCCCTGGACCACACCGAGCTGCTGGGCGACGACGTCGCCGACATCGCCATGGAAAAGGCCGGCATCATCAAGGAAAACGGGTTCCTGATCAGTGCCGCCCAGCCGATGGAGGCGGCCCAGATGCTGCTGGAGAAGGCCCGTGAAGTGGGCATCCCGTACCGCTTCGAGGGCGTGGAGTTCGGCATCGAATCCCGGGTCATGGCAGTGGGCGGGCAGATGCTCACCATCGCCGGACTCGCCGGGCGCTACGAGGACCTGCTGCTGCCGCTGCACGGCAAGCACCAGGCCGAAAACGCCGCCGTCGCCGTCGCTGCGCTGGAGGCCTTCATCGGCGGAGGAACCAAGGAACTGGATGTGGAGCTGCTGCGCACCGGGTTCTCCACCGTCACCTCGCCGGGCCGCATGGAAGTGGTTCGGACCGCCCCCACCATCGTGGTGGACGCCGCGCACAACCCGGCAGGTGCCAAAGCCGCTGCAGAGGCTGTGCTGGAAGCGTTCAGCTTCACCTCCCTGGTATTGGTGGTGGGCATTCTGGCGGAGAAGGACGCCGTCGGGATCCTGACCGAACTGCGCGAGACGCTCGGCGACCAGATCGCCGGAGTCTGCCTCACGCAGTCCAGCTCGCCGCGGGCCCTTTCGGCCGAAGACCTGGTTCAGGACGCCGTCGACGCCGGCTTTGCCGACGCGGACCTGCAGGTGGAACCGGGCCTGGACAACGCGCTGGAGTGGGCTGTCGCCAAGGCCGAAGAGAACAATGACCTGGCCGGCGGTGTCCTGATCATTGGGTCCATCACCGTGGTGGCCGAAGCGCGCACCCTCTTGGGAAAGTAA